Proteins from a single region of Desulfurispira natronophila:
- the gmd gene encoding GDP-mannose 4,6-dehydratase, which yields MKKAFVTGITGQDGAYLSQILLEKGYQVYGAFRRVSSVNFWRLQELCILDHPNLKLVEFDLTDQANAMHLIGKLQPDEVYNLAAQSFVGVSFEQPLATAHITGLGAVHLLEAIRMVNPGIRFYQASTSEMFGKVQAIPQDESTPFYPRSPYGVAKLYAHWMTVNYRESYGIFGSSGILFNHESPLRGKEFVTRKITDGVARIALGQLDCLELGNLDAKRDWGFAGEYAEGMWRMLQASTPDTFVLATGRTETVRDFVTMAFRAVGIDIDWEGSEVKEKGYDRSSGKVVVRVNPEFFRPAEVDLLIGSSAKAKQVLGWEPQTTLEALCQMMVEADLRRCKRGYSF from the coding sequence ATGAAAAAAGCCTTTGTCACTGGCATAACAGGACAGGACGGCGCCTATTTGTCGCAGATTCTGCTGGAAAAGGGCTACCAGGTTTATGGTGCCTTTCGGCGAGTCAGCTCGGTGAATTTTTGGCGCCTGCAGGAGCTGTGCATTCTGGATCACCCAAACCTGAAGCTGGTGGAATTCGATTTGACCGACCAGGCCAATGCGATGCATTTGATTGGCAAGCTACAGCCTGATGAGGTCTATAACCTGGCTGCCCAAAGCTTTGTAGGGGTTTCTTTTGAGCAGCCTCTTGCTACGGCTCATATTACCGGGCTGGGTGCGGTGCACCTGCTTGAGGCTATCCGCATGGTGAATCCGGGTATTCGTTTTTATCAGGCATCGACGTCGGAGATGTTTGGCAAGGTGCAGGCGATTCCGCAAGATGAATCGACACCGTTTTACCCTCGTAGCCCTTATGGAGTTGCCAAGCTTTACGCCCACTGGATGACGGTAAATTATCGCGAGTCCTACGGTATTTTTGGTTCCAGCGGTATTCTCTTCAATCATGAGTCGCCTTTGCGTGGCAAAGAGTTTGTCACCCGCAAAATCACTGATGGGGTGGCGCGCATTGCTCTGGGGCAGCTGGACTGTCTCGAGCTCGGCAATCTGGACGCCAAGCGTGACTGGGGGTTTGCCGGCGAGTACGCTGAGGGTATGTGGCGCATGCTGCAGGCCAGCACTCCGGACACTTTTGTGTTGGCTACGGGGCGCACTGAGACGGTGCGCGACTTTGTGACCATGGCGTTTCGAGCGGTAGGTATTGATATTGACTGGGAGGGATCTGAGGTTAAGGAAAAAGGTTATGACCGCAGCTCCGGTAAAGTTGTGGTCAGGGTTAATCCTGAGTTTTTCCGTCCAGCTGAGGTTGATTTACTGATAGGGAGCTCAGCCAAGGCCAAGCAGGTGCTTGGGTGGGAACCTCAAACAACTTTGGAAGCTCTTTGTCAAATGATGGTGGAGGCGGATTTGAGAAGGTGTAAGCGCGGATACAGCTTCTAG